In one window of Desulfovibrio desulfuricans DSM 642 DNA:
- a CDS encoding zincin-like metallopeptidase domain-containing protein gives MKAEKKPAKKQDKPKRPPFHIEFAEKIIEHLKEGTAPWQRPWHPGKEQVMAPHNPVSGTVYRGMNRVSLGLSDFEDPRWMTLKQANEQGMHILPGSKATPVVFFQFSKEEDRLDENGKPVLGDDGKALKKTVELDKPVIRFAHVFNAEQIDGMPPLELTDKSFDWEPVDKAESILSASGAIIKHDQSNRAFYSPLRDEIHLPPKENFDAPEKYYSTALHELGHWTGDTSRLNRDSGGPFGSAGYAREELRAEIASWMLGQDIGVAHDPGQHTAYVQSWIKALEEDPFEIVRACRDAEQIKEYVLGLEMKKELQVEQPGKTVQREAEENVAAMGVPENLAKEKTYLSVPYKEKERAKRLGAKWDKDQKSWYALEGTDLAKLTKWLPENTVKAPASLRTLSPQEEFSAALIDAGLDLQGKDPIMDGAIHRVPLFTGKHNELDGAYCGYLDDRPAGWMQNFSSGEKTKWIATGHSLSKEEMDAIRLEAEQKKIERAEQIRQGHEKAAELSLIAWKAGIEAHDDHPYLKVKGVPAIGLHENRTGVLHIPAFNVEGELRGLQTINAEGEKRFVPGMEKSGNFHLIAAPDKDLSQGEILLSEGYATGASLHLATGKPVAVAFDAGNLEPVAVKLRGKFPNAAITICADNDHQHTRRTPGGEELWNKGVDLAQQAAQAVGGKAVAPIFTDEERSRGLTDFNDLHQSRGIDEVKRQVGFALQKGMEKEKSRSQGWEIGMSI, from the coding sequence ATGAAGGCTGAAAAGAAACCCGCCAAGAAGCAGGACAAGCCCAAGCGTCCGCCGTTTCACATCGAGTTCGCGGAAAAGATCATTGAGCACCTGAAAGAGGGCACTGCGCCATGGCAGCGGCCTTGGCATCCGGGCAAAGAGCAGGTCATGGCTCCGCACAACCCGGTTTCGGGCACGGTGTACCGGGGCATGAACCGGGTCAGTCTCGGTCTGTCCGATTTTGAAGACCCGCGCTGGATGACGCTCAAGCAGGCCAACGAACAGGGAATGCACATTCTGCCCGGCAGCAAAGCCACGCCTGTGGTCTTTTTCCAGTTCAGCAAAGAGGAAGACCGGCTGGATGAAAACGGCAAGCCGGTGCTCGGTGATGATGGCAAGGCCCTGAAAAAGACCGTGGAATTGGACAAGCCTGTGATCCGTTTCGCGCATGTCTTTAACGCCGAACAGATTGACGGTATGCCGCCGCTGGAACTCACGGACAAAAGTTTCGATTGGGAACCTGTGGACAAAGCCGAAAGTATCCTTTCCGCATCCGGCGCTATCATCAAGCATGATCAGAGCAACCGGGCGTTCTACAGCCCGCTGCGCGATGAAATTCACTTGCCGCCCAAGGAGAATTTTGACGCGCCGGAAAAGTATTACTCCACGGCTCTTCATGAGCTTGGCCATTGGACGGGCGATACCTCCCGCCTGAACCGGGACAGCGGCGGACCTTTTGGCTCCGCAGGCTACGCTCGTGAAGAACTGCGAGCGGAAATCGCCTCCTGGATGCTCGGCCAGGACATTGGCGTTGCCCACGACCCCGGCCAGCACACCGCCTATGTGCAATCCTGGATCAAGGCTCTGGAAGAGGATCCCTTTGAGATTGTACGGGCCTGCCGGGATGCAGAGCAGATCAAGGAATATGTCCTGGGCCTGGAAATGAAAAAGGAACTCCAGGTGGAACAGCCGGGCAAGACCGTACAGCGTGAAGCGGAAGAAAACGTTGCGGCCATGGGGGTTCCGGAAAATCTGGCCAAAGAAAAAACCTACCTTTCCGTTCCCTACAAGGAAAAAGAACGGGCCAAGCGCCTGGGGGCCAAGTGGGACAAAGATCAAAAGAGCTGGTACGCGCTGGAAGGCACTGACCTGGCCAAGCTGACAAAATGGCTGCCGGAAAACACCGTCAAAGCGCCTGCGTCTCTGCGCACTTTGTCACCACAGGAAGAGTTCTCCGCCGCCCTCATTGACGCCGGGCTGGATTTGCAGGGCAAAGATCCCATTATGGACGGTGCTATTCATCGTGTGCCGCTGTTTACCGGCAAGCATAACGAACTGGACGGGGCATATTGCGGCTATCTGGACGACAGGCCTGCCGGATGGATGCAGAACTTCAGTTCCGGCGAAAAAACCAAGTGGATTGCCACGGGTCACAGCCTGAGCAAAGAGGAAATGGACGCCATTCGCCTGGAAGCGGAACAGAAGAAAATCGAACGGGCGGAACAAATCCGCCAAGGCCACGAAAAAGCCGCTGAACTGAGCCTGATCGCCTGGAAAGCCGGAATCGAGGCCCATGACGATCACCCGTATCTGAAGGTCAAAGGCGTTCCTGCTATCGGTCTGCATGAAAATCGCACCGGAGTGCTGCATATTCCGGCCTTCAACGTGGAAGGCGAACTGCGCGGCTTGCAAACCATCAACGCTGAGGGCGAAAAGCGCTTTGTGCCGGGCATGGAAAAATCCGGAAATTTCCATCTGATCGCGGCCCCCGACAAAGACCTCTCACAAGGGGAAATCCTCCTTTCAGAGGGCTACGCCACCGGCGCAAGCCTACACCTGGCCACCGGCAAACCCGTGGCCGTGGCCTTTGATGCGGGTAATCTTGAGCCTGTGGCCGTGAAACTGCGGGGAAAGTTCCCCAACGCCGCCATTACTATCTGCGCGGACAATGACCATCAGCACACACGCCGGACGCCTGGCGGTGAAGAACTCTGGAACAAGGGTGTGGACTTGGCGCAACAGGCTGCTCAGGCCGTGGGCGGCAAGGCGGTCGCGCCGATCTTTACAGATGAGGAACGGTCAAGGGGGCTGACGGATTTTAACGATCTGCACCAGTCGAGGGGCATTGATGAAGTGAAACGGCAGGTGGGCTTTGCTCTACAAAAGGGTATGGAAAAGGAAAAATCTCGTTCCCAGGGTTGGGAAATAGGAATGAGCATTTGA
- a CDS encoding IS30 family transposase produces the protein MGYAHLAREERYYICQAVKSGTSLRAIAKAIGRSVSTVSRELARNTGARGYRYRQAHKRSQKRQTSKGKKRIGLEVWTYVEQCLHQDFSPEQISGVLKRKGFALSHEWIYQYILADKKRGGTLHSHLRWQRKRKRRYGKPDRRGQIKGRISIDIRPSIVAERSRLGDWEADTVEGSKGGPVLVTLAERKSRLFLFGKAPNKSASEVRRVIEGLLTPIKDFVQTITYDNGKEFSYHADVSATLEAQGFFAHPYHSWERGLNENSNGLLRQYFPKGVSLASVTQDEIIAAMCRLNWRPRKCLGFKTPYEVFLEDANTQGLGVAL, from the coding sequence ATGGGCTATGCACACCTTGCCAGGGAAGAACGGTACTACATCTGCCAGGCAGTGAAAAGTGGAACGTCACTGAGGGCCATAGCCAAAGCGATAGGCCGTAGCGTCTCAACTGTAAGCCGCGAACTTGCGCGAAATACCGGGGCGCGTGGCTACCGCTACAGGCAGGCACACAAGCGCAGTCAGAAAAGGCAGACCAGTAAAGGGAAGAAGCGCATTGGCCTTGAGGTATGGACGTATGTTGAACAGTGTCTGCACCAGGACTTCAGTCCGGAGCAAATCTCTGGAGTTCTCAAACGCAAAGGTTTTGCCCTCAGTCATGAATGGATTTACCAGTACATTCTGGCGGACAAAAAACGAGGAGGAACGCTGCACAGCCATTTGCGCTGGCAGCGCAAACGCAAACGACGATATGGCAAACCCGACAGACGAGGTCAAATCAAGGGGCGTATCAGCATAGACATACGCCCGTCCATTGTTGCCGAGCGCTCACGCCTTGGTGATTGGGAGGCTGATACCGTTGAAGGCAGTAAAGGAGGCCCCGTTTTGGTGACACTTGCAGAGCGTAAAAGTCGTCTTTTCCTGTTTGGCAAGGCTCCCAACAAAAGCGCCAGCGAAGTAAGGCGGGTCATTGAAGGACTCTTGACACCCATTAAGGACTTTGTTCAGACTATTACCTATGATAACGGCAAGGAGTTCAGCTACCATGCCGATGTGTCAGCTACACTCGAGGCTCAGGGATTTTTTGCGCACCCCTACCATTCGTGGGAGCGTGGCTTGAACGAGAACTCCAATGGCCTTCTACGCCAATACTTCCCCAAGGGGGTAAGCTTGGCATCGGTCACGCAAGATGAGATCATAGCGGCAATGTGCCGCTTGAACTGGCGGCCTAGAAAATGCCTTGGGTTTAAGACACCCTATGAAGTTTTTTTAGAAGACGCCAATACCCAAGGACTGGGTGTTGCACTTTGA
- a CDS encoding VOC family protein, whose product MKLGAIVLDSDNIEELSDFYAKMLGWTKSSQVHNGEKWITVIKDDYTETPLVFQENLNYKNPIWPSTPIEQQQMVHLDFYVKADEFDEKVQYAIACGAKMAESQFSSDWKVMIDVSGHPFCIIPIPKEVYKQRYGS is encoded by the coding sequence GTGAAATTGGGTGCAATCGTATTAGACAGTGACAACATTGAAGAATTATCTGACTTTTATGCAAAGATGTTGGGATGGACTAAAAGTAGCCAAGTTCACAATGGGGAAAAGTGGATTACGGTAATAAAAGATGATTATACGGAAACGCCTTTGGTTTTTCAGGAAAATCTCAACTATAAAAACCCGATATGGCCATCTACCCCAATAGAGCAACAGCAAATGGTTCATTTGGACTTTTATGTAAAAGCTGATGAATTTGATGAAAAGGTACAGTACGCAATAGCGTGTGGCGCGAAAATGGCAGAGAGCCAATTCTCGAGCGATTGGAAGGTAATGATAGATGTGTCAGGACATCCTTTTTGTATTATTCCAATACCAAAAGAGGTGTATAAACAGCGGTATGGTTCATAA
- the topA gene encoding type I DNA topoisomerase, with product MCAKLLILESPGKVKKIQEILGSGWKVAASVGHVRDLPQKEMGVAAPDFKPIYVPTDRGKEVLARLASMAKGAEAVYLATDPDREGEAIAWHLADALKLKNAKRVTYSEITEKAVKAALEAPRSIDMALVAAQEGRRVLDRFCGYMVSGPLSNVAGTKLSAGRVQSPAVRLVVDREREIKDFRSTTHYGVELTFESLDNIKDGWKASWVTKGWLEDGQEYLLDKALAEKASKLRILDVLDCQESESRSAPPAPFTTSSLQQAASNALKFTPKQTMQLAQRLYEQGAITYMRTDSPNLSQEAVEAFRVYCEGQGWPVVDKPRTWKSKQGAQEAHEAIRPTHIEDEKAGTSADEKALYSLIRLRVLACQLEDAVYAVRTLQLGADLDSKQALFEAKGRTLVSQGWKVLVSNDQTEDTEDAQQEPENPVPTMKPGTKATALSGNLLTKKTKPSPRFTEASLVRELEKRGIGRPSTYAAIIDTITTRAYVKTEKRFLVPTPLGVMVVDGLRGHFTFIEYEFTKNMEQALDDIAEGKAQYRAVVGTAHAQLTKELESFGKATGKACPKCGKLMAHRVKKAGKDGKGGYDFWGCTGWPECKETCK from the coding sequence ATGTGCGCGAAACTGCTGATTCTCGAATCTCCCGGCAAGGTGAAAAAGATACAGGAAATCCTTGGCTCCGGCTGGAAGGTGGCCGCATCTGTCGGTCATGTGCGCGATCTTCCGCAAAAGGAAATGGGCGTAGCTGCGCCGGATTTTAAGCCCATATATGTGCCCACAGACCGGGGCAAAGAGGTGTTGGCTCGGCTGGCAAGCATGGCCAAAGGAGCGGAAGCCGTCTATCTGGCCACAGACCCAGACCGTGAGGGAGAGGCTATTGCGTGGCATCTCGCCGATGCGCTGAAACTCAAAAACGCAAAGCGCGTCACCTATTCGGAGATTACCGAGAAGGCCGTCAAAGCGGCCCTGGAAGCGCCGCGTTCCATCGATATGGCCCTGGTGGCCGCGCAAGAAGGACGGCGGGTGCTGGATCGTTTCTGTGGTTATATGGTCAGCGGGCCGCTTTCCAACGTGGCCGGCACGAAACTGTCTGCCGGCAGAGTGCAAAGCCCCGCCGTGCGTCTGGTAGTGGATCGGGAACGGGAGATCAAAGATTTTCGCTCCACAACCCACTATGGCGTGGAGCTGACCTTTGAGAGCCTGGACAATATTAAGGACGGCTGGAAGGCCTCCTGGGTCACTAAAGGCTGGCTTGAAGACGGTCAGGAGTATTTGTTGGATAAGGCTCTGGCCGAGAAGGCCTCCAAGCTGCGTATATTGGATGTACTGGACTGTCAGGAATCCGAAAGCCGTTCCGCGCCTCCAGCTCCCTTCACCACGTCCAGTTTGCAGCAAGCTGCCAGCAACGCCCTGAAATTCACGCCTAAGCAGACAATGCAACTGGCACAGCGTCTGTACGAACAAGGCGCAATCACCTACATGCGGACAGATTCCCCAAACCTGTCGCAAGAAGCAGTGGAAGCCTTCCGCGTTTACTGCGAAGGCCAAGGCTGGCCGGTTGTGGATAAGCCCCGCACCTGGAAATCCAAGCAAGGCGCTCAAGAAGCCCATGAAGCGATTCGCCCCACGCATATCGAAGATGAGAAAGCCGGAACATCGGCAGACGAAAAGGCCCTGTACAGTCTGATCCGCCTGCGCGTCCTGGCCTGCCAGTTAGAAGATGCTGTGTATGCCGTGCGGACTCTCCAGCTTGGCGCGGATCTGGACAGCAAACAGGCACTCTTTGAGGCGAAAGGTCGGACACTGGTTTCGCAAGGCTGGAAAGTGTTGGTATCCAACGACCAGACAGAAGACACAGAGGATGCCCAGCAGGAGCCGGAAAACCCTGTTCCCACTATGAAACCCGGCACAAAGGCCACAGCCCTATCCGGCAACCTCCTGACCAAGAAAACTAAGCCCTCGCCACGCTTTACAGAAGCCAGTCTGGTGCGCGAGTTGGAAAAGCGCGGCATAGGCCGTCCGTCCACGTATGCAGCCATTATCGACACCATCACAACCCGCGCATACGTCAAGACCGAAAAGCGCTTTCTGGTACCCACGCCGCTGGGCGTCATGGTGGTGGACGGGCTGCGCGGCCACTTCACCTTCATCGAATACGAATTCACCAAAAACATGGAACAGGCCCTGGACGATATTGCCGAAGGCAAAGCGCAATACAGGGCGGTGGTCGGCACAGCCCATGCGCAGCTTACCAAGGAACTGGAGTCCTTCGGCAAAGCCACGGGCAAGGCCTGCCCCAAATGCGGCAAACTCATGGCGCATCGGGTGAAGAAAGCGGGGAAGGACGGCAAAGGCGGGTATGACTTCTGGGGTTGTACCGGCTGGCCGGAATGTAAAGAGACTTGCAAGTAA
- a CDS encoding DUF6691 family protein, translating into MSTEQILGLVTGIAFGFLLQRGGVIRFEKQVGMLLFRDMTVLRFMLTAIIVGMVGIIILAQAGVLTLSHKPMNVGAIIIGASLFGVGWALTGLCPGTAMGALGEGRFHAIFTIAGMLAGAMIYAHTYDFLKETVLAWKDYGKIDLPELTGIPVFILVALFAVGGILLMRAFDKKGL; encoded by the coding sequence ATGAGTACCGAACAAATCTTGGGATTGGTCACAGGCATAGCCTTCGGCTTTTTGCTGCAACGCGGCGGAGTTATCCGCTTTGAAAAACAGGTGGGCATGCTTCTTTTCAGAGATATGACCGTGCTGCGCTTCATGCTTACGGCCATCATCGTCGGTATGGTGGGTATTATCATCCTTGCCCAGGCCGGTGTGCTTACGTTGAGCCATAAGCCCATGAATGTAGGGGCAATCATCATCGGCGCTTCCCTTTTTGGCGTTGGGTGGGCACTGACAGGACTGTGCCCAGGCACAGCCATGGGCGCACTCGGCGAGGGTAGATTTCATGCAATTTTCACCATTGCCGGTATGCTGGCAGGGGCGATGATCTATGCCCATACCTACGATTTTTTGAAGGAAACAGTACTGGCCTGGAAAGATTACGGCAAAATAGACCTGCCGGAACTCACCGGCATTCCTGTCTTCATCCTGGTGGCGCTGTTCGCTGTCGGTGGGATACTCCTGATGAGGGCATTTGATAAAAAGGGGCTGTGA
- a CDS encoding YeeE/YedE thiosulfate transporter family protein: MKKNNKNTYIIGIMLGLLAIASAVATTVLLGKSNYLGTSTSFVRAAGFIEEFFSPTSTSSVSYYVTQKIKVDWQFMLVVGIAVGAFLSSLANGTFKIEWVPPIWRERFGNSVVKRAFGAFIGGIFAMYGARLADGCPSGHGLSGVMQLSVSSLVALFLFVAVGALIAHAVYRGGAK, encoded by the coding sequence GTGAAAAAAAACAACAAAAACACCTATATAATTGGCATCATGCTAGGATTACTGGCTATTGCGTCCGCAGTGGCAACCACTGTTTTGCTCGGCAAAAGCAACTACCTGGGCACATCAACTTCTTTTGTTCGGGCAGCGGGTTTTATTGAAGAATTTTTCTCTCCCACGAGCACTTCCTCTGTCAGCTATTACGTGACTCAAAAAATCAAAGTAGACTGGCAATTCATGCTGGTAGTTGGCATCGCCGTTGGCGCATTTTTATCTTCTTTAGCCAATGGAACATTCAAAATTGAGTGGGTTCCCCCCATTTGGCGTGAGCGGTTCGGAAATTCCGTTGTTAAAAGGGCTTTTGGCGCTTTTATCGGCGGAATTTTTGCCATGTACGGAGCGAGGCTGGCGGACGGCTGCCCCAGCGGACACGGCCTAAGCGGCGTGATGCAGCTCTCGGTCAGCTCTCTTGTCGCCTTATTCCTGTTCGTTGCCGTCGGCGCTTTGATTGCGCATGCCGTGTACAGAGGAGGTGCCAAATGA
- a CDS encoding heavy metal translocating P-type ATPase has product MDTPTTKHRETEAISNLPEANKAESGQSECGDACELASRPINMKAQTPQATVSTFSITGMDCPTEESLIRSKLASLKGITSLDFNLVQRTLKVGHIAEALPAISAALDSLDLNAKLLDTENPAPETPPATGNLTRLALAGVFAVASEVVELAYGHSWIVLALALAAIVAGGLSTYKKGWIAVKNRNLNMNALMTIAVTGAVFIGQWAEAAMVMVLFTLAEVIEARSLDRARNAIRGLMELTPERATVQQPDGSWVDVDAKMIVVGNRIRVKPGERIALDGEILEGRSAINQAPITGESLPVEKAEGDHIFAGTINESGSFIYRVTAGANDSTLARIIHAVEQAQGSRAPTQRFVDQFARYYTPAVFALALGVAVVPPLFTGALWLDWIYKALVLLVIACPCALVISTPVSIVSGLAAAARKGILIKGGVYLEKGRELSWLALDKTGTLTHGKPVQTDFETRQGADPLTARSLAASLAARSDHPVSKALTVAAQKDGIALPEVSEFIALPGRGVKGRIGAETYYLVNHRMVEELGICSSDLEERLAALEKQGKSVTLLTDEKHVLAFFAVADTVKESSREAVSELHALGVKTVMLTGDNPHTADAIAAQVGTDRALGGLLPEDKLHEIEGLLSSGGIVGMVGDGINDAPALARADIGFAMGAAGSDTAIETADVALMDDDLRKIPTFIRLSRATATILKQNIILALGIKAVFLVLTFMGEASMWMAVFADMGTSLFVVFNGLRLLRK; this is encoded by the coding sequence ATGGATACCCCCACAACAAAACACCGGGAAACCGAGGCAATATCGAACCTGCCTGAGGCCAATAAGGCGGAATCCGGGCAGTCTGAGTGTGGAGATGCCTGCGAGCTAGCTTCTCGGCCTATCAATATGAAGGCTCAGACGCCGCAGGCAACGGTTTCAACATTTTCCATCACCGGCATGGACTGCCCCACAGAAGAAAGCCTGATCCGGAGCAAGCTTGCCTCGCTGAAAGGTATTACCAGCCTGGATTTCAATCTTGTGCAACGGACGCTTAAAGTGGGCCATATCGCTGAAGCCCTGCCCGCCATCAGTGCCGCGCTTGATTCGTTGGATTTGAATGCAAAACTGCTGGATACGGAGAACCCCGCTCCAGAAACACCACCTGCAACGGGCAACCTGACACGATTGGCCCTGGCGGGTGTTTTTGCTGTGGCCTCTGAAGTTGTTGAACTCGCATACGGCCACTCTTGGATAGTTCTGGCCTTAGCTCTCGCAGCCATTGTTGCAGGAGGGTTGTCTACCTATAAAAAAGGCTGGATTGCGGTAAAAAACCGCAATCTGAACATGAACGCCCTTATGACGATAGCCGTCACCGGAGCCGTGTTCATCGGGCAGTGGGCGGAAGCGGCCATGGTTATGGTGCTGTTCACATTGGCGGAAGTCATTGAGGCCAGATCGTTGGATCGCGCCAGGAACGCCATCCGGGGGTTGATGGAACTCACCCCGGAACGAGCGACAGTGCAACAACCTGACGGTAGTTGGGTTGATGTCGATGCCAAAATGATTGTTGTCGGCAACCGTATACGAGTTAAGCCGGGAGAACGGATTGCCCTGGACGGTGAAATACTTGAAGGACGCTCGGCAATCAATCAGGCCCCGATAACCGGAGAAAGCCTGCCGGTGGAAAAAGCCGAGGGCGACCATATCTTTGCCGGAACCATCAATGAGTCCGGCTCATTCATATACCGGGTAACAGCCGGAGCAAACGATTCCACCCTAGCCCGAATCATCCACGCGGTGGAACAGGCCCAAGGCAGCCGTGCGCCCACGCAACGCTTTGTAGACCAATTTGCCCGCTACTATACGCCCGCTGTTTTTGCGCTGGCGCTGGGGGTGGCTGTTGTACCCCCGCTGTTTACAGGAGCACTCTGGCTGGATTGGATTTACAAGGCACTGGTACTGCTGGTTATTGCCTGCCCTTGTGCCCTGGTCATATCCACACCGGTAAGCATCGTCAGCGGGCTGGCCGCAGCGGCCCGGAAAGGCATTTTGATCAAAGGCGGCGTTTATTTGGAAAAAGGCCGCGAGCTATCATGGCTGGCTTTGGATAAAACAGGCACCCTGACTCACGGCAAGCCCGTACAAACCGATTTTGAAACGAGGCAGGGAGCAGACCCGCTGACTGCCCGCAGCTTGGCCGCAAGCCTTGCCGCCCGTTCCGATCATCCGGTCTCCAAAGCGTTGACTGTAGCAGCTCAAAAAGATGGAATTGCTCTGCCGGAAGTAAGTGAGTTCATCGCTCTGCCCGGACGTGGTGTTAAGGGCCGCATTGGTGCTGAAACCTATTATCTCGTCAACCACAGGATGGTGGAGGAACTCGGAATATGCTCTTCTGACCTGGAGGAACGGCTTGCTGCACTGGAAAAACAGGGCAAAAGCGTCACGCTGCTGACCGACGAGAAGCATGTGCTGGCCTTCTTTGCGGTGGCGGACACGGTTAAAGAAAGCAGCCGTGAGGCGGTCTCTGAACTCCACGCTTTGGGCGTAAAAACAGTGATGCTCACGGGAGACAACCCACACACAGCCGACGCCATCGCTGCTCAGGTAGGAACCGACCGCGCCCTTGGGGGACTACTGCCGGAAGACAAGCTTCATGAGATTGAAGGCCTGCTGTCGTCCGGTGGAATCGTAGGTATGGTGGGTGACGGCATCAATGATGCCCCGGCACTTGCACGGGCGGACATCGGCTTTGCCATGGGTGCGGCAGGTTCTGACACGGCCATTGAGACAGCAGACGTGGCCTTGATGGACGACGACCTGCGCAAAATACCGACATTTATTCGTCTTTCAAGGGCCACGGCAACCATCCTGAAACAAAACATCATACTTGCCCTTGGCATAAAAGCGGTGTTTCTCGTCCTGACCTTTATGGGCGAGGCCAGCATGTGGATGGCTGTATTTGCGGACATGGGCACCAGTCTGTTTGTGGTATTCAACGGGTTAAGACTCTTACGCAAGTAG